Proteins found in one Mycobacterium branderi genomic segment:
- a CDS encoding AMP-binding protein: MAAVTQWSPHADPGGPSAFGVDEFGVPTILDRRAAQFPDRTMMIIADTAVTFAQMRERSRAAASALLEAGVRRGDTVALFMPTRPEWVYFWLGAAHIGAVSAAVNIANKGDFLSHALRLARAKVLITDADLRPRVAEVAATVDTLSSVLVCDQLLAAASPDVPDLARGRPDEVGALFFTSGTTGPSKAVATTWHYLFSVAAAAVAAWEFRPGEVLWSAMPLFHLSAAPLILAPMLAGATTVLRSSFHPGQVLDDIRDCGAAGFVGVGAMVRMLCNQPADPRDRDNPLRFISAAPIAAEVYRRIEQRYAVRIVTMYGMTEAFPIACKSVSEDGVPGTSGRINPAFEVRIVDDNDKPLPAGSAGEITCRARRPHMMSEGYATPPGDGPQLRIQPHPDWFHTGDMGSLEEDGNLTYVDRVKDSLRRRGENVSSVEVETTVMAHPAVLEAAAVGIPSDLGEDDILLVVAPRPGAALDYTELLDFCAARMPYFCVPRYVEIVDGLPKNAIGRVRKDLLRSRGLSDTAWDREAHGYILSR; the protein is encoded by the coding sequence ATGGCCGCCGTTACGCAATGGTCGCCGCACGCTGATCCGGGTGGCCCGTCGGCGTTCGGCGTCGATGAATTCGGTGTCCCGACGATCCTGGACCGCCGGGCCGCACAGTTTCCGGACCGGACGATGATGATAATCGCCGACACGGCAGTGACTTTCGCGCAGATGCGCGAGCGGTCCCGGGCGGCGGCCAGCGCATTGCTCGAGGCGGGCGTGCGGCGCGGCGACACCGTGGCGCTGTTTATGCCGACCCGCCCGGAGTGGGTGTACTTCTGGCTGGGCGCCGCACACATCGGGGCGGTGAGCGCCGCGGTCAACATCGCCAACAAAGGTGACTTCTTGTCGCATGCGCTGCGGCTGGCCCGCGCGAAGGTGCTGATCACCGACGCCGATCTGCGGCCGCGAGTCGCCGAGGTCGCCGCCACAGTGGACACGTTGAGCTCGGTGCTGGTCTGCGACCAGTTACTCGCCGCAGCATCGCCCGACGTCCCCGATCTCGCGCGCGGTCGCCCCGATGAGGTCGGGGCCCTGTTCTTCACCTCCGGGACCACCGGCCCGTCGAAAGCTGTGGCCACCACGTGGCATTACCTGTTCTCGGTGGCGGCAGCGGCGGTCGCGGCGTGGGAGTTTCGCCCCGGTGAGGTGCTGTGGTCGGCGATGCCGCTGTTTCACCTAAGCGCTGCACCGCTGATACTGGCCCCGATGCTGGCGGGCGCCACCACCGTTCTTCGGTCGTCGTTTCACCCCGGCCAGGTGCTGGATGACATACGTGACTGTGGCGCAGCGGGTTTCGTCGGCGTGGGGGCGATGGTGAGAATGCTGTGCAACCAGCCGGCCGATCCACGCGATCGCGACAACCCGTTGCGGTTCATCTCGGCGGCGCCGATCGCGGCTGAGGTGTACCGGCGCATCGAACAGCGGTACGCGGTCCGGATCGTCACGATGTACGGGATGACCGAGGCCTTTCCGATCGCCTGCAAGAGTGTGTCCGAGGACGGCGTGCCGGGCACGTCGGGCCGGATCAATCCCGCTTTCGAGGTACGCATCGTCGACGACAATGACAAGCCGCTGCCCGCCGGTTCGGCCGGCGAAATCACCTGCCGGGCAAGGCGACCACACATGATGAGCGAGGGGTATGCGACACCCCCCGGTGACGGTCCGCAGCTGCGCATCCAGCCGCACCCGGACTGGTTTCACACCGGCGACATGGGGTCACTGGAGGAGGACGGCAACCTGACCTATGTCGACCGGGTGAAGGACTCGCTGCGCCGCCGGGGGGAGAACGTGTCGTCGGTCGAGGTCGAAACGACTGTGATGGCTCACCCCGCAGTGCTCGAGGCCGCCGCGGTCGGCATACCCAGCGACCTCGGCGAGGACGACATCCTGCTGGTCGTTGCGCCGCGGCCAGGCGCCGCGCTGGACTACACCGAACTGCTCGATTTCTGCGCGGCACGCATGCCCTACTTCTGCGTGCCGCGATATGTGGAAATCGTTGACGGGCTGCCGAAGAACGCGATCGGGCGGGTCCGCAAGGATCTGCTGCGCAGCCGGGGACTGAGCGACACGGCCTGGGACCGCGAAGCGCACGGCTACATCCTGAGTCGGTGA
- a CDS encoding LLM class flavin-dependent oxidoreductase: MDVGVYFDLRNPAQWRQNPSRLYGFTIEACQEAERLGASSAWFSEHHLFDDDYLTSPLTMAAAVAARTQRMRLGTAILIAPLRPAAEIAEQSVVVDLVSDGRLDLGIGTGYRVPEFELFGASLKARYRQTDDTARRLRDLFGPGGVRPRPVQDPMPIWLGYQGPQGARRAGLLGERLLSADAALWEPYSRGLAEAGHPVAGGMMAGGFQGWATDDPERDWPLVSEHLAHQLNSYRRHMVEGTDAPVPKPVDVDRLISSPRPGPLGSFSYGTPEHVAEQVRAHTAGAPVSTVFLWASIGGMPDDAVMRNIHTICIRLAPLLRAGSATDRETPSTPMQVK, from the coding sequence ATCGATGTCGGCGTGTATTTCGACCTGCGGAACCCCGCCCAATGGCGGCAAAACCCGTCGCGGCTTTACGGTTTCACGATCGAGGCCTGCCAGGAGGCCGAACGGCTCGGCGCCTCGTCGGCGTGGTTCTCCGAACACCACTTGTTCGACGATGACTACTTGACCAGCCCGCTGACGATGGCCGCCGCGGTGGCGGCACGCACGCAGCGCATGCGCCTGGGGACGGCGATCCTCATCGCGCCGTTGCGGCCGGCCGCGGAGATCGCCGAGCAGAGCGTGGTGGTGGATCTGGTTTCCGACGGCCGCCTGGACCTGGGAATCGGTACCGGCTACCGCGTGCCGGAGTTCGAGCTGTTCGGTGCATCGCTGAAGGCGCGCTACCGGCAGACCGACGACACCGCGCGGCGCCTTCGTGACCTGTTCGGGCCCGGCGGGGTGCGACCACGCCCGGTACAGGATCCGATGCCGATCTGGCTTGGCTACCAGGGCCCGCAAGGTGCGCGCCGGGCCGGGTTGCTGGGGGAGCGGCTGCTGTCGGCCGACGCCGCGCTCTGGGAGCCGTACTCGCGAGGGCTGGCCGAGGCCGGTCACCCGGTCGCGGGCGGGATGATGGCCGGCGGATTTCAGGGCTGGGCCACCGACGACCCCGAACGCGACTGGCCGCTGGTCTCCGAACACCTTGCCCACCAGCTGAACTCATACCGCCGCCACATGGTCGAGGGTACGGATGCTCCGGTGCCCAAACCCGTTGACGTCGATCGGCTCATCAGCTCGCCACGGCCGGGGCCGCTCGGCTCGTTCAGCTACGGCACGCCCGAGCACGTCGCCGAGCAAGTCCGCGCCCATACCGCCGGCGCACCGGTGAGCACAGTGTTTTTGTGGGCATCCATCGGCGGGATGCCCGACGACGCGGTGATGCGCAACATCCACACGATCTGCATCCGGCTGGCGCCGCTGCTGCGGGCCGGCTCGGCCACGGATCGTGAAACGCCAAGTACCCCAATGCAAGTGAAGTAA
- a CDS encoding serine/threonine-protein kinase, protein MAMSPGSSFAGYTVLRLLGSGGMGEVYLAEHPRLPRKDALKILPTQVSQDAAYRDRFLREADLAASLWHPNIVRVNDRGEFDGQLWIAMDYIDGMDAGRLLARRHPTGMPVDLVVEIVSAVADALDYSHRNGLLHRDVKPANIMVTNPGDEDDRRILLGDFGIARRSDDISGLTATNATVGTVAYTPPEQLMGGEIDGRADQYALAATAYQLLTGSPLFSHSNTAVVISHHLNTAPPSVSQHRPDLVDLDAALAKALSKAPADRFDRCTDFARALAGQGPALPSRSAVKNTVRATTTGTPRSSTFTSPSSGQPARSRRRWLIPAAAGAIVAVAAAATTWTALHRSPTGSTSTTPSSAIPSSSLASPAGRTPAVSTFAWPAPPPNRPPQGNCPPACNQIPDSAWIEAAALPLYKDYAWPTLAPLSEPVSSPRFKADEMCAAPPTADDERDSALAARIVLPNPPGQWQLQVQILHWRGDTWVAGQRASAVMDSATSLLRTNCSFTAPGVSVSRITEQNVPGHPGQSLTAVLTANGAAPLVAHEYLVSDLRNSTVVEVAMWSTTPPAVDWPTINDDQLLADMVAPLCTAYVNSCTT, encoded by the coding sequence ATGGCGATGTCACCGGGAAGCTCGTTCGCCGGCTATACCGTGCTGCGACTCCTTGGCTCGGGCGGGATGGGAGAGGTCTATCTCGCCGAGCACCCCCGCCTGCCGCGCAAGGACGCGCTGAAGATCCTTCCGACGCAGGTTTCCCAGGACGCCGCCTACCGTGATCGCTTTCTGCGGGAGGCCGACCTCGCAGCCTCGCTGTGGCACCCGAACATCGTTCGGGTCAACGACCGTGGCGAGTTCGACGGTCAGCTTTGGATCGCCATGGACTACATCGACGGCATGGACGCCGGCCGGCTGCTGGCCCGGCGCCACCCGACGGGTATGCCGGTCGACTTGGTGGTCGAGATCGTCTCGGCGGTGGCCGATGCCCTTGACTATTCACACCGCAATGGGCTGCTACATCGAGATGTCAAGCCCGCCAACATCATGGTGACCAATCCCGGCGATGAGGACGACCGCCGCATCTTGCTGGGCGATTTTGGGATCGCCCGTCGCAGCGATGACATCAGCGGACTGACCGCGACCAACGCGACCGTGGGCACCGTCGCCTACACGCCGCCCGAACAGTTGATGGGCGGCGAGATCGACGGCCGCGCCGACCAATACGCGCTGGCGGCTACCGCCTACCAGCTGCTGACCGGATCACCGTTGTTTTCCCACTCCAACACCGCGGTGGTGATCAGCCACCACCTCAACACGGCCCCACCGTCGGTGTCGCAGCATCGCCCCGATCTGGTCGACCTCGACGCGGCCTTGGCAAAAGCACTGTCCAAGGCGCCCGCTGACCGCTTTGACCGGTGCACGGACTTCGCCCGCGCCCTAGCCGGCCAAGGCCCCGCACTGCCCTCAAGATCCGCAGTCAAAAACACGGTGCGCGCCACGACAACCGGTACGCCGCGGTCCTCCACATTCACTTCCCCATCGTCAGGGCAACCAGCTCGATCGCGACGCCGATGGCTGATCCCGGCAGCGGCCGGCGCGATCGTCGCCGTCGCTGCGGCGGCAACGACATGGACCGCCCTGCACCGCTCCCCCACCGGCAGCACATCGACGACGCCAAGTTCGGCGATACCGTCGTCGTCCCTCGCTTCACCCGCTGGCCGCACTCCGGCGGTGAGCACCTTCGCCTGGCCGGCACCTCCGCCGAACCGGCCACCGCAGGGCAACTGTCCACCGGCGTGCAACCAGATTCCCGATTCCGCGTGGATCGAGGCAGCTGCGCTCCCGCTCTACAAGGACTATGCCTGGCCCACGCTGGCACCCTTATCCGAACCGGTCTCCAGCCCCCGATTCAAAGCGGACGAAATGTGCGCCGCCCCACCGACGGCCGATGACGAACGCGACAGCGCACTCGCTGCTCGAATCGTCCTGCCCAACCCGCCGGGTCAGTGGCAGCTGCAAGTTCAGATCCTGCACTGGCGCGGCGATACCTGGGTCGCGGGACAGCGGGCCTCTGCCGTCATGGATTCCGCCACATCGCTGCTGCGCACCAACTGCTCCTTCACCGCGCCCGGGGTGTCGGTCTCCCGCATCACCGAGCAGAACGTCCCCGGACATCCCGGCCAGTCGCTGACCGCAGTGCTCACGGCGAATGGAGCCGCGCCGCTTGTCGCCCACGAATACTTGGTCTCAGATCTGCGCAACAGCACCGTAGTGGAGGTGGCGATGTGGTCGACGACGCCGCCGGCCGTCGACTGGCCGACGATCAACGATGACCAGCTGCTCGCGGACATGGTGGCCCCGCTGTGTACGGCCTACGTCAACTCATGCACCACATAA
- a CDS encoding cytoplasmic protein, with the protein MTRAEMPDDVREAHAHCGLNRGELTQSSVCGCFHCCSIFGPTQIRDWIDPAPEMAKATGTQGRTARCPRCGIDSVIGDRSGYPITPDFLAKMRTYWF; encoded by the coding sequence GTGACACGTGCGGAAATGCCCGACGACGTACGGGAAGCCCACGCTCATTGCGGCCTCAATCGCGGCGAGCTCACGCAGAGTTCAGTGTGTGGCTGCTTTCACTGTTGCTCCATCTTCGGGCCAACGCAGATCAGGGACTGGATCGATCCCGCGCCAGAAATGGCGAAAGCGACCGGTACACAAGGACGGACCGCGCGCTGTCCCAGGTGCGGCATCGACAGCGTCATCGGCGATCGTTCGGGCTACCCGATTACGCCGGATTTCCTGGCGAAGATGAGAACCTACTGGTTCTAA
- a CDS encoding SDR family NAD(P)-dependent oxidoreductase, whose product MSSEFDGAVALVTAAAGLGIGQAVARRLAHGGARVVVTDIHERRARDVTKAMGVDYPGAEIVGCPMDAGDRGAIDAVVDRVLEKFGAVDILVNNAAVNVLGSIFDYEPADWDRVMDVNINGPWYLARRVLPSMREHGRGVVINIGSYAPDVGGAGMETPYAVSKGALNTLTRCLAHEGGPYGIRANTVSMGMVEGTKFMMDHPELRQRHDSLGPLGSLPDKNEIAELVAFLASARAAHITGEIVNVSGGAYMRN is encoded by the coding sequence TTGAGCAGCGAGTTCGACGGCGCGGTGGCGCTGGTGACGGCCGCGGCTGGCCTTGGTATCGGTCAGGCGGTCGCTCGGCGCCTGGCGCACGGCGGAGCGCGCGTGGTGGTCACCGACATTCACGAACGGCGCGCCCGCGACGTGACCAAGGCGATGGGCGTGGACTACCCCGGCGCCGAGATCGTCGGCTGCCCGATGGACGCCGGTGATCGCGGCGCGATTGACGCCGTGGTTGATCGGGTGCTCGAAAAGTTCGGCGCGGTAGACATTCTCGTCAACAACGCCGCGGTCAACGTCCTGGGATCCATCTTCGACTACGAGCCGGCCGACTGGGACCGGGTGATGGACGTCAACATCAACGGGCCGTGGTATCTGGCCCGCCGGGTGCTGCCGTCCATGCGCGAGCACGGTCGGGGCGTCGTCATCAACATCGGCAGTTATGCCCCCGATGTCGGCGGCGCCGGGATGGAAACGCCCTACGCGGTCAGCAAGGGCGCTCTGAACACGTTGACGCGCTGCCTGGCACATGAGGGCGGGCCCTACGGGATCCGGGCCAACACCGTCAGCATGGGCATGGTCGAGGGCACCAAGTTCATGATGGATCACCCCGAGCTGCGGCAGCGCCACGACTCGCTGGGCCCGCTGGGCTCCCTGCCGGACAAGAACGAAATCGCCGAACTGGTAGCCTTTCTCGCTTCAGCGCGGGCGGCTCACATCACCGGCGAGATCGTCAATGTGTCCGGCGGCGCCTACATGCGCAACTGA
- a CDS encoding TetR/AcrR family transcriptional regulator, with amino-acid sequence MTSQRRRLSPDERRSELLALGSQAFAERPYEDVHVEEIAERAGVSRALMYHYFPDKRAFFAAVVKNEAEQLYAATENPPDPGGTLFQRVRAGVLAYVDYHKNHPYAAWAVYVRAGRYDPVLVEIDDEAKSRQMQRIMGAASALVPGGMSNGFAPAVERDLRAAVFGWLSFTFEMCRQRIMDPTIDANYLGDTCAHALLDAIGRVPDIPTELAAAVSPERR; translated from the coding sequence ATGACGAGCCAGAGGCGGCGGTTATCTCCGGATGAGCGGCGCTCGGAGTTGCTGGCGCTGGGGTCGCAGGCCTTTGCGGAGCGACCCTATGAGGATGTCCATGTCGAGGAGATCGCCGAACGCGCGGGCGTCTCGCGGGCCCTGATGTACCACTACTTCCCCGACAAGCGGGCCTTCTTCGCCGCCGTCGTCAAAAACGAGGCCGAGCAGCTTTACGCGGCCACCGAGAATCCGCCCGACCCCGGAGGCACGCTGTTCCAGCGGGTGCGCGCCGGGGTGCTGGCGTATGTGGACTACCACAAGAACCATCCCTATGCGGCCTGGGCGGTGTATGTGCGGGCCGGCCGCTATGACCCTGTTCTGGTCGAAATCGACGACGAGGCCAAGAGCCGCCAGATGCAGCGGATCATGGGCGCGGCCAGCGCGTTGGTGCCCGGAGGAATGAGCAACGGATTCGCCCCGGCGGTCGAGCGCGACCTGCGGGCGGCGGTGTTCGGCTGGTTGTCGTTCACCTTCGAGATGTGCCGGCAGCGCATCATGGACCCCACCATCGACGCGAACTATCTCGGCGACACCTGCGCGCATGCGCTGCTGGACGCGATCGGCCGGGTGCCCGACATTCCCACCGAACTGGCCGCAGCGGTCTCGCCGGAACGACGCTGA
- a CDS encoding SDR family NAD(P)-dependent oxidoreductase, whose product MTATEEGQRAGTTTRLTGRVAVVTGAGQGLGKAIAAALADEGAAVALLGRTRQKVVDACSELLDKGQRALAIGCDVADRAAVENAVAETLTDFGQIDIVINNAQGGSQNVPMAAGAPTIDLGDDDVLDYFRSGPLGTLHVMQAAFDALRESDHAVVINFGSAIGVRGGARMAAYAMAKEAIGGLTKSAAIEWGKHGIRVNQVCPNGMSPASEAYRDEDPARWERIAREIPLGRFGDPYEDIGRAIVALVSDDLKFLTGATIMIDGGQVLLR is encoded by the coding sequence ATGACGGCCACCGAGGAAGGGCAACGTGCGGGTACGACTACCCGGCTCACGGGCCGGGTCGCCGTGGTCACCGGTGCGGGCCAGGGCTTAGGCAAGGCGATTGCGGCCGCGCTCGCCGACGAAGGCGCAGCCGTGGCCCTACTCGGCCGAACCCGACAGAAAGTCGTCGATGCTTGCAGCGAACTGCTCGATAAGGGCCAGCGGGCGCTGGCGATCGGGTGCGACGTTGCCGACCGGGCGGCCGTCGAAAACGCGGTGGCCGAAACACTCACAGATTTCGGTCAGATCGACATCGTGATCAACAACGCACAGGGCGGCTCACAAAATGTGCCCATGGCCGCCGGCGCACCGACGATCGACCTCGGCGACGATGATGTCCTCGACTACTTCCGCAGCGGCCCGCTGGGCACCCTGCATGTGATGCAGGCCGCCTTCGACGCGCTGCGTGAATCCGACCATGCAGTAGTCATCAATTTCGGTTCAGCCATTGGTGTTCGGGGCGGCGCCCGGATGGCCGCTTATGCGATGGCCAAGGAGGCGATCGGCGGCCTGACCAAGTCGGCCGCTATCGAGTGGGGCAAGCACGGTATCCGCGTCAATCAAGTGTGTCCTAACGGGATGTCGCCGGCCTCGGAGGCATACCGCGACGAGGACCCGGCACGCTGGGAACGGATCGCGCGCGAAATCCCCCTGGGCCGCTTCGGAGACCCCTATGAGGACATCGGGCGTGCGATCGTCGCCTTGGTCAGCGACGACCTGAAGTTCCTGACCGGAGCGACCATCATGATCGACGGCGGCCAGGTGCTGCTTCGGTAG
- a CDS encoding nuclear transport factor 2 family protein, translating into MDDIELRTRVGVADLMATYQYLADSGKTRELSQLFVPDGVLVTNTEELIGPEAILDFFARTAATFTSAGFLPARHHLSSVYIEPRADASASTYACFQFIGVAGLDHWGTYRDEVVSTDAGWRFARRKVKVEGHVRNSPVAGLLGGPAPTKEGVR; encoded by the coding sequence ATGGATGACATCGAGCTGCGCACCCGCGTGGGTGTCGCCGACCTCATGGCGACCTATCAGTACCTGGCCGACAGCGGCAAGACGCGCGAGCTGTCGCAATTGTTCGTTCCCGACGGGGTTTTGGTGACCAACACCGAGGAGCTGATCGGGCCCGAAGCGATCCTGGACTTCTTCGCCCGCACCGCGGCGACGTTCACCTCTGCGGGATTCCTGCCGGCCCGGCATCATCTGAGCTCGGTGTATATCGAGCCGCGTGCGGATGCCAGTGCGAGTACCTATGCCTGCTTCCAGTTCATCGGCGTGGCCGGCCTGGACCACTGGGGCACCTACCGCGACGAAGTCGTCAGCACCGACGCTGGTTGGCGCTTCGCCCGCCGCAAAGTCAAGGTCGAGGGCCACGTTCGCAACTCGCCGGTGGCCGGTCTGCTCGGAGGTCCCGCACCGACGAAAGAGGGCGTCCGATGA
- a CDS encoding amidohydrolase family protein, which yields MALIPDTVGTLPYKLLDFDQHSYEAQDCFTRYMPKDKLDTAVRPIVLPSGHKALLANERIVTAFEKEHDLDKAYVPGSLAEMLKKRSSGDPADADRFFEPLQPEYLDKDARLKQLEEQQIEKTIMYPGGWALFAEEFLDGIDALYDNLEAFNRWIAEDWGFSYQDTIYAPAMLSLRDLDRSVAELDRVLAAGAKFIYLPAGPAYGRSPGDPYFDPFWARINEARAVVCYHITEFYYQRSVAPDWGWKIGPPFQFSAWQWQNSYGERPITETLSALIFDNLFGRYPNIRVLVSEFGASWIPHFIRHMDKSRGMARLGPWLGGPLKERPSAIFKQHVRVVPYPEDDTVALAEQLGGTEALVMGSDWPHAEGLREPAEMYLRVEGLGDERRRHFCRDNGLELLKS from the coding sequence ATGGCACTGATCCCGGACACCGTGGGCACGTTGCCCTACAAGCTGCTCGACTTCGATCAGCACTCCTATGAGGCGCAGGACTGTTTCACCCGTTACATGCCCAAGGACAAGCTCGACACCGCGGTGCGCCCGATCGTGCTGCCCAGCGGCCATAAGGCGCTGCTGGCCAACGAGCGCATCGTTACCGCGTTTGAGAAGGAGCATGATCTCGACAAGGCCTATGTGCCGGGCTCGTTGGCCGAGATGCTCAAGAAGCGATCCTCGGGTGACCCTGCCGACGCCGATCGATTCTTCGAACCTTTGCAGCCCGAATACCTCGACAAGGATGCCCGGCTCAAGCAGCTGGAGGAGCAGCAGATCGAAAAGACCATCATGTATCCGGGCGGGTGGGCGTTGTTCGCCGAGGAGTTCCTCGACGGCATCGATGCGCTGTATGACAATCTCGAGGCGTTCAACCGCTGGATCGCCGAGGACTGGGGGTTCAGCTACCAGGACACCATTTATGCCCCGGCGATGCTGTCGTTGCGCGACCTGGACCGCTCGGTCGCCGAACTCGATCGTGTGTTGGCCGCCGGCGCCAAATTCATCTACCTACCGGCCGGCCCCGCCTATGGACGCAGCCCCGGTGATCCGTACTTCGATCCGTTCTGGGCGCGCATCAACGAGGCCAGGGCGGTGGTGTGCTATCACATCACGGAATTCTATTATCAGCGCAGCGTGGCTCCCGATTGGGGCTGGAAGATCGGCCCACCATTCCAGTTCTCGGCGTGGCAGTGGCAAAACAGCTACGGTGAACGGCCGATCACCGAAACCTTGTCCGCGCTGATCTTCGACAATCTGTTCGGCCGCTACCCGAACATCCGGGTGTTGGTCAGCGAATTCGGCGCGTCGTGGATACCGCATTTCATCCGGCACATGGACAAAAGCCGCGGCATGGCCCGGCTCGGGCCATGGCTGGGCGGGCCGCTCAAAGAGCGCCCCAGCGCTATCTTCAAACAGCATGTGCGGGTGGTGCCCTATCCCGAAGATGACACCGTGGCACTCGCCGAACAACTCGGCGGCACCGAGGCGCTGGTGATGGGCTCGGACTGGCCGCACGCCGAGGGTCTGCGCGAACCCGCCGAAATGTATTTGCGCGTGGAGGGACTCGGCGACGAGCGGCGCCGCCACTTCTGCCGCGACAACGGCCTGGAACTGTTGAAGAGCTGA
- a CDS encoding aromatic ring-hydroxylating oxygenase subunit alpha: protein MSAARTEQAVTNTISQSPIDPSEREFGPSGISLSTYRFPTGWFIVGFASDLKVGEVKRAHYFGEELVLFRTESGQVHVLDAYCQHLGANMGVGGTVEGENIVCPWHGWRWRGDGTNALIPYSKIGCKQNVRVKTYPVAEWYGFILVWHERHGRAPYWQPPVLPELETGEYYPLHPHSRMLNRVKVHPQMIIENAADPYHVQYVHKAANPANTASFEVAGYHLHATVNAHFGGGRAQTWLTPNGPVDAKIIYDNYSLGLGVVRFPSDLVATIQVTGQTPVDEDYTDYFYTQASVREPGDTGEVPTGRAARFLALQQEVIKQDFFTWENMKYLEKPNLAPEEARDYAALRRWAHRFYPGREPSPDDFGYTADGAPDPGAAGA, encoded by the coding sequence ATGAGTGCCGCGCGAACGGAGCAAGCAGTGACGAACACGATTTCACAGTCGCCGATCGATCCGTCCGAGCGCGAGTTCGGGCCCAGCGGGATCTCGCTGTCAACCTATCGGTTCCCGACCGGGTGGTTCATCGTGGGCTTCGCCTCCGATCTGAAGGTCGGCGAGGTCAAGCGAGCACACTACTTCGGCGAAGAACTGGTGCTCTTTCGCACCGAGTCCGGCCAGGTGCACGTGCTCGACGCGTACTGTCAGCACCTCGGTGCGAACATGGGCGTCGGCGGCACCGTGGAGGGCGAGAACATCGTCTGCCCCTGGCACGGTTGGCGCTGGCGCGGCGATGGAACTAACGCGCTGATCCCGTACAGCAAGATCGGCTGCAAGCAGAACGTGCGGGTCAAGACCTATCCGGTCGCCGAGTGGTACGGGTTCATCCTGGTCTGGCATGAGCGCCACGGGCGGGCGCCGTACTGGCAACCGCCGGTGCTGCCCGAATTGGAGACCGGCGAGTACTACCCGCTGCATCCGCACAGCCGGATGCTCAACCGGGTCAAGGTGCACCCGCAGATGATTATCGAAAACGCCGCCGACCCGTACCACGTGCAGTACGTGCACAAGGCCGCCAACCCCGCGAACACCGCGTCGTTCGAGGTGGCCGGTTACCACTTGCACGCCACCGTCAACGCCCACTTCGGTGGCGGCCGGGCGCAGACCTGGCTGACTCCCAATGGACCGGTGGACGCCAAGATTATCTACGACAATTACTCGCTCGGGCTGGGCGTGGTCCGATTTCCGAGCGACTTGGTGGCCACCATTCAGGTCACCGGGCAGACCCCGGTCGACGAGGACTACACCGACTACTTCTACACCCAGGCGTCGGTTCGCGAGCCCGGCGACACCGGCGAGGTGCCCACTGGACGCGCCGCGAGATTCCTTGCGCTGCAACAGGAAGTCATCAAACAGGACTTCTTCACCTGGGAGAACATGAAGTACTTGGAGAAGCCCAACCTGGCGCCCGAGGAGGCGCGCGACTATGCGGCGCTTCGCCGCTGGGCGCACCGCTTCTACCCCGGTCGTGAGCCGTCGCCCGACGATTTCGGATACACCGCCGACGGTGCGCCCGATCCCGGCGCGGCCGGCGCGTGA
- a CDS encoding TetR/AcrR family transcriptional regulator translates to MPAGRTKGASRTNDKRGKPPVLTEDQIVSAALAVIRNEGLEALSMRRLSRELGRSAMAAYWYVEDKQQLLNLVAKKMLAEVPLPDPDAGSWEERLRRVVAAIDAQLRKHPGIAEILLQRMLSTDRRLMNGIFDILQSAGFEGPDVFLSYAMIHTYLFGRYQVVLHADELPDQEQRPEDLEDTVGRLVPHLERLRGRDFFSYGVDTIIAGLHARLEAKSQA, encoded by the coding sequence GTGCCTGCTGGCCGCACTAAGGGTGCCTCGCGAACAAACGACAAGCGAGGCAAGCCCCCTGTCCTCACCGAGGACCAGATCGTCAGCGCCGCCCTCGCCGTCATCCGCAATGAGGGCCTCGAGGCGCTGTCGATGCGCAGACTGTCCCGCGAACTCGGACGTTCCGCCATGGCGGCCTACTGGTACGTCGAAGACAAGCAGCAGCTGCTGAACCTCGTCGCCAAGAAGATGCTCGCGGAGGTTCCGCTGCCCGATCCGGATGCCGGCTCATGGGAGGAGCGACTCCGCAGAGTGGTCGCGGCGATCGATGCCCAGTTGCGCAAGCACCCCGGCATCGCAGAGATTCTTTTGCAGCGGATGCTTTCCACAGATCGCCGTCTCATGAACGGCATCTTCGACATTTTGCAGTCGGCCGGATTCGAAGGTCCCGACGTCTTTTTGTCGTACGCGATGATCCACACGTACTTGTTCGGTCGCTACCAGGTAGTGCTGCACGCCGACGAGCTGCCGGATCAGGAGCAGCGTCCCGAGGACCTCGAGGACACCGTCGGCCGCCTGGTGCCGCACCTGGAGCGGCTTCGAGGGCGCGATTTCTTCTCCTACGGCGTCGACACGATCATCGCAGGGCTGCATGCCCGCTTAGAGGCGAAATCTCAAGCATGA